The nucleotide window ACCTGTTGCTACGCCAAAAACAGGCTCCTTCGCCCCATTTGAACAATAAGTCTTTTTCATACGCTCTTTTCCTAATGCTTCTAGCTCCTGCATGACGGTTTGAAAGTCCATTCATTTTGCTCCTTTTGTCATTATTACTTTGACCTTAGTTTATCATTTTCATTACAGGTCAGTGAAGAAATATCCTCTATCCTATTAATCCGTTATAATATAAAGAGATTAATTTTTTATAATTCAATAGAGATTACAGATTTTGAAAAGGAGGCTACCTTGGAAACTATTTTATTTTTTGCATGCATTTTATTTGTCGCCTCTGTGCTGCAAACAAGTACAGGCTTTGGCTTTTCCATTATGGCAACGCCTTTTCTGCTGATGTTGCTGCTCCCACAAGAGGCTATTCAAATAAATATTATTTTATCTTTATTTATTTCACTTTCATTAATATGGAAAATAAGAGCAACAATTGATTTTACGATTTTAAAAAGGCTAACCATTGGCAGTATAGCTGGCGTACCTTTTGGTATTATGCTTTTTATTTCGATTGATATCGAAATGTTTAAATTAGGCATTGCGATACTGCTGTTATTGCTAACATTATTATTAATACTGAATTTTAGAGTTAAGCCTACCCCTGTTCGTGACTTTATCGTTGGCGGATTATCTGGACTTTTAACAACAAGCATCGGGATGCCTGGACCACCTTTATTGCTATACTTTACAGGGACAAATACAGAAAAAGCGAAGCTGCGTGCAACTACACTTGCTTTCTATCTATTTATCTATTTAATTAGTCTTATTGCACAAATATGCTTTACTGGTACTAGCCTATTCATATGGCAATCAAGCATTTACGCAATTCCGATCGTATTATTTGGCTTGTATGTAGGACAAATTATTTTTAAATGGCTGAATCAAAATGCATTTAAAATCCTTACATATATTCTTTTAAGCTTCACAGGTATTTATCTTCTTATTGATTATTTTAACTAACATAAAATGCTGTAGGGCGCTTTTTGTTTCTCTACAGCTTTTATCTTGATAAAACCCTATAAACGCTGTGGATCATCCTAGCCTAGTTGCTGCTCTAGTTTCCATAAATGCATTTTAGTAGCCTTATTGGGATGCACATATCTATGACCTTGCATTGATAGCAAAATTCTCTTTAACCCTTTAAGTGTACATTCACGCATTATATACAACCTGCCAATCCATACCGACATCATGAACAATTGCCCAGATTTTTTTGATAACTGTCCTGCCATCTCCTCTTTAAAATTTCGTTAAAGGTGTTGTTAAATGCTTAAAGGCTGCTTTATCTAGTGCTGCATCTATTAACGATCTAGTCCTTCTATTGGTTGATAGCCTTTGATGTGCCCTATTCTCTCTCAATCATACTTGCCAGTGTCCAACTTGCACGCTTCAAACGCCTCGTATTGTTGTCTAGCCTCCTGATTTCTTCAAAATTTCATCTTCATTTTAGTAGCCTCACCTATCCTAAAATAGTGATTTAATTTTCTTTAATAGACAAACTACCAATCCCCCTCCAATCTTAATTCATAAGATAAAAGGGGAGGTGAGAAAAAATGATTAAAAAATTAGGCTCGCAAAATTTGATTGACAACAGTTATTGTGCAATTAATCGATTTTTTTGGCCTCCTATAAAAGCTATTGACATATGTTCTATTCAACCGCCTCCAGTCATTATCGCTGAAGGAGCTATTATTCCCATAATAAATAGATATTTTTATATCGTTACAGAAAATATTGATTTAACAAACGGAGTAACACTTCCAACTCATTTATTTTCAGATGATAATGGTAATCCAGTAACCGAATTTACACTTTTTAATCCTAACGGCTACGTTAATCTTTATATTAATGCCGTCATGCAAGAGGGTGGCACATACCAGGTAACTCCTAATTCATTAACTCTTAACCCATTTAATGCAACTATCTTTGCTGGAACTCCAATCATTATAGAATCATTAGGTTTTCAACAAAGATAATATAGAATTCCTTTATCCCTTGAAAGGGGGTGAAAAAAATGGCACTTTCAATTATCAATATTCATGTAAATGTTACTGGCACTTCGACTAGATTCTTTAATGTTTTAGCAGCAAATTTACCTGTCACAGACGGTACTACAGTTGCTGCAACTGCCTTTCTAGACGATAGTGGAACTGCCGCTACCGCATTTCCTGTAGTAGCAAATGGCTACTATAATTTCTATATTAATGGCGTATTACAAGAAGGTGATTCGTATACAATTTCTGCAACAGAATTAACATTTAACGGTGTTACAGGTACAATCACAGCAGGAACTCCATTAGTAGTGGAAGCCGTAGAATTAGTTACACAAACTTAATTTTTAATTAATAATGCTACGGTTGAAATTTCAATGCGTGTTTTATTGCCATCCGTTTCTATAACCTCCATGCTATTTAAAATCACTAATTTTTCCTTGTTTGTCATATGAGTCTTTCCTTTTCTTCATAATGCAGAACAAACAATGAATAGTTACGAACAGTACATGGATAAGTTAGGGCAATAACAAAAGAAAGCGTTGGAACCTAATAGCTCCAACGCTTTTCTCTTAGTACATTTTCAAATAATGATCGCGTTCCCATTGATGAACAGTGGAGCGATACATATCAAATTCAATTTCTTTTGCTTCTTTGAAGTTCGCATAAATATGCTCACCTAATGCACTTTGTACAATCTTATCTTTTGCTAGTAGCGTTAATGCATCGTCTAGCGCAGCTGGTAAATTAGAAATTCCGTTTTCTTCACGCTCTTCCTCTGTCATCACATAAATATTGCGGTTAACTGCTGGTGGTGGCGTCATTTTTTTACGAATTCCTTCCAAGCCTGCCTCTAAAATAACAGCCATCGCTAAGTATGGATTTGCTGATGGATCTACAGAACGTACTTCAATACGTGTTGAAATACCACGTGATGATGGAATACGAATTAACGGTGAACGGTTTTGTGCTGACCATGCCACGTAGCATGGTGCTTCATAGCCTGGTACTAAACGCTTATATGAGTTTACTGTTGGATTTGTAATCGCTGTAAAGCCTTGAACATGCTCTAATACGCCTGCCATAAATTGCATCGCTGTTTCAGATAAGCCAAGCTCTGTTTGCTCATCATAAAAGGCATTTTCTTTTCCTTTAAATAAAGAAACATTAAAGTGCATTCCTGAGCCTGCTTCTCCAAATAACGGCTTTGGCATAAATGTTGCATGTAAGCCGTGCTTACGAGCAATTGTTTTTACTACTAATTTAAATGTTTGAATATTATCACAGGCTGTAATAGCATCTGCATATTTAAAGTCGATTTCATGCTGACCTGGCGCTACCTCATGGTGAGATGCTTCAATTTCAAAGCCCATTTCCTCTAGCTCAAGCACAATGTCACGGCGGCAGTTTTCACCTAAATCTGTTGGTGCTAAATCGAAATAGCCTCCATGGTCATTTACCTCTAAAGTAGGCTCGCCTTTTTCGTCAAGTTTAAATAAGAAAAATTCTGGCTCTGGCCCTAGATTAAAATCAGTAAAGCCAAGCTTCTCCATTTCCTTCAATACGCGCTTTAAATTTGAGCGTGGGTCGCCAGCAAAAGGTGTACCATCTGGGTTTGCAATATCACAAATTAAGCGTGCTACTTTGCCTTTTTCAGCTGTCCATGGGAAAACCATAAACGAATCGTAATCAGGCAATAAATACATATCTGATTCTTCGATACGCACGAAGCCTTCGATTGAAGAGCCATCGAACATCATTTTATTGTCTAACGCTTTATCTAATTGACTAACTGGAATTTCTACATTTTTAATTGTTCCTAAAATATCAGTGAACTGTAATCGAATAAATTTTACTTCATGCTCTTGAACCAGTTTCTTAATGTCATCCTTTGTGTACTTACCCAAATGTATCACTCTCCTAAGTTAATGTATGTCCGCTTATTTATAAAAGCGTGTAAAATTTCCTTGACGAATGGATGTTTTTTGCATGCTTCGTGCTTGTAGCATTTCTTCCCGCATAATGCGGCGCAATTCTCGATCAGAAATTTCTTTCTTGCCTTCTGTATTCACATGCTTCTTCATCGCGAATACTTTTTTAATTCCTGCCATATTCGTGCCTCGCTCAAGCATTTCCTTTATTTCCAGCAATACATCAACATCATTTAACGAAAACATTCGTCTATTTCCTTCTGTACGATGAGGTTGAACTAAATTGTGTTCTTCATAATATCGTATTTGACGCGCTGTTAAATCCGTTAGCTGCATCACAATACTTATTGGTAACACTGGCATAGATCGACGAATTTCACTACCCATTTAATTCACCTCCGCTATTATCATACATCAGTGTTTTTTTATACGTCAATTTTCATGTAAGAAAACCTAACATGAAATCTTCTCTTATCATAACCTTCGAAATAGCAATTAAAAACTACCTTAAAAATGGCTTTATACAGCACTTTTAAGGTAGTTTTATTGTTTGCATTTTTGCAAAATATAAGGTTATGAGCCACCTTTCATTGAGCGAAAATCAACGAATGAGCATACCATTTCTTTCAAAAAATTATTTTTTTATTCTGTCACTCCAAATTTTAATGCTGCAACAATTTAAAATCTTTTAACATGACCTCAGCCTTTATTACTTAGCTTTTGAACAGCACTGCAAATTGCGTATTTTACATGCTCATAGGTTAAACCACCTTGTACAAAGGCGGTATACGGTGGGCGAATCGGGCCATCTGCTGTTAATTCAATGCTGGAGCCTTGCACAAACGTACCTGCTGCCATAATCACATCGTCCTCATAGCCTGGCATATAAGCTGGCTCTGGTGCGAAATGTGCATTGATGGGTGAGGCTGCTTGAATTTCACGGCAAAAAGCAATCATT belongs to Lysinibacillus louembei and includes:
- a CDS encoding sulfite exporter TauE/SafE family protein is translated as METILFFACILFVASVLQTSTGFGFSIMATPFLLMLLLPQEAIQINIILSLFISLSLIWKIRATIDFTILKRLTIGSIAGVPFGIMLFISIDIEMFKLGIAILLLLLTLLLILNFRVKPTPVRDFIVGGLSGLLTTSIGMPGPPLLLYFTGTNTEKAKLRATTLAFYLFIYLISLIAQICFTGTSLFIWQSSIYAIPIVLFGLYVGQIIFKWLNQNAFKILTYILLSFTGIYLLIDYFN
- a CDS encoding DUF4183 domain-containing protein, which encodes MIKKLGSQNLIDNSYCAINRFFWPPIKAIDICSIQPPPVIIAEGAIIPIINRYFYIVTENIDLTNGVTLPTHLFSDDNGNPVTEFTLFNPNGYVNLYINAVMQEGGTYQVTPNSLTLNPFNATIFAGTPIIIESLGFQQR
- a CDS encoding DUF4183 domain-containing protein, which encodes MALSIINIHVNVTGTSTRFFNVLAANLPVTDGTTVAATAFLDDSGTAATAFPVVANGYYNFYINGVLQEGDSYTISATELTFNGVTGTITAGTPLVVEAVELVTQT
- the glnA gene encoding type I glutamate--ammonia ligase, producing MGKYTKDDIKKLVQEHEVKFIRLQFTDILGTIKNVEIPVSQLDKALDNKMMFDGSSIEGFVRIEESDMYLLPDYDSFMVFPWTAEKGKVARLICDIANPDGTPFAGDPRSNLKRVLKEMEKLGFTDFNLGPEPEFFLFKLDEKGEPTLEVNDHGGYFDLAPTDLGENCRRDIVLELEEMGFEIEASHHEVAPGQHEIDFKYADAITACDNIQTFKLVVKTIARKHGLHATFMPKPLFGEAGSGMHFNVSLFKGKENAFYDEQTELGLSETAMQFMAGVLEHVQGFTAITNPTVNSYKRLVPGYEAPCYVAWSAQNRSPLIRIPSSRGISTRIEVRSVDPSANPYLAMAVILEAGLEGIRKKMTPPPAVNRNIYVMTEEEREENGISNLPAALDDALTLLAKDKIVQSALGEHIYANFKEAKEIEFDMYRSTVHQWERDHYLKMY
- a CDS encoding MerR family transcriptional regulator, encoding MGSEIRRSMPVLPISIVMQLTDLTARQIRYYEEHNLVQPHRTEGNRRMFSLNDVDVLLEIKEMLERGTNMAGIKKVFAMKKHVNTEGKKEISDRELRRIMREEMLQARSMQKTSIRQGNFTRFYK